Within Octopus bimaculoides isolate UCB-OBI-ISO-001 chromosome 20, ASM119413v2, whole genome shotgun sequence, the genomic segment CACTTCAAGCCTTCAAGGGAGCTTGCATGGTCACTGgacattttagaaatagcagctaaattccttcaaatcataccctgtgatatttaaacaaaaaggACATTGTAGATAATGTGTTCAGGGTTTCCCTacgaatggtcatggctggacttCCTTTGATCACAGGCTTGCTCAATCAGGGTTGTTCTGGGACTAAACAATGACATCTATATATGTCTCTTAGTGTTTTTCTTGGTCTTCTCACCAAATCTTTTGCAAGATACATGGATCGTTATTTTAAAGCTAATTGCTGTGGTTGATGGAACGAACTCCCATATATTTCTTGTCCACCCATGAAGGGAGTGGGTGAAAGAGAAACTCAACTctgataagatttgaacttatgatATCAAGACTCAATACCTGCCAGATCTGTGTTGATTGAGATTTTGTTTTTTACCTGAAAAATAAGGAATTTGGGGCCATTCTACCAAAATGAAGCACAAATGTATtttaggcagtgctccagcttgggcATAAGCCATGGTAGCTTTaatgaactaaaatataaaacataaccaTTCCACTGAAgccgtctttacctttcatcctttcagggttgataaaataagtaccagttgcatactggggccaATGTCTTCAACCTCCCCCctgcccccaaattgctggccttgtgccaaaatttgaaaccattattattatttttaattaacagaAGTTACAAAGAAACTCAAAGGTTGAGAGTTCCATGCATGGCATGAAAATGATACAAAACTTGTCATGAATTTTAACTGCAAAATGTCCTGACATGTTTAACCCTTCATCTCGTTTGGCCTTGGTAGATGCAGGTAACATTTGTAACAATGTTAGTTCTATAATGTTTCTCTGTAGGTTTTTTGCCACGCGACACTGCCAAGCATCACCAGGAATATATACTGAAGGTTCTTAACCAAGCGATAGAAGAAGCACAGATTCAAACAAAAGACATTGATGTAATTTGTTATACAAAAGGTaggtacatctgtgtgtatgtgtgtgtgtgtgtaatatcctTCCTCTAAGTAATTCAGCAAACATATTGTTTCCATGGTAACACATATgaattttggattttgttttcCCTTGTATTTTCAGGTCCTGGAATGGGTGGACCTTTGGTGTCCACAGCAATTGTGGCACGCACAGTGGCACAGCTTTGGAAGAAACCTGTTGTGGCAGTTAATCATTGTATTGCTCATATCCTTCTGTTTGGGGTCTGAAAAGGGACTTTGGCTTCGTGTGTGAGTGGGGAGGATGTCACATGTAGGTAATATGTGTAGGTGTGGGAGGTGActtatggatgtgtatgtgtgataagatgtgtgtctgtgtgtgggtcaTATGTTCACATGTGAAGATcacttgtatgtgtctgtgagggTTATATGTGTATCTAGGAGTACacgtatgtgcttatgtatgagtaatgtgtgtgtatgcatgtgtcacgcatcgtgtgtgtgtgcacataccaAAAAGTGGTgatggttgatgttgttgttttgccccaGTTCAAATCTAATCCTACAAACATTAtcctgccatgaccatctcatctattATTCAGATACAACATATCTAGGCCTGCATTAGAAAATATGATCaactttttatactttttaagGCAGCAGtaaatgatttgagggagatttggttgatatttttagcaagtcaaatTACCATATAAGTGATTTGTTGTTcctttggtggtgatggtggtggttgtgggttAGGGTGagggtggttgtgatggtgatgctgattgtagtgataatgatagtgatgatgatgatgatgatgtatgttggTTCCTATTTTCTGTtcctttattgttgtttttgttccttAATTCCTCTTTTTTGCACATATTGAAATGGGTCGCCTGGTGACCGGGGCACAGAATCCCACTGTCCTCTATGTCAGTGGAGGAAACACACAGGTAagacatcctctctctctccctctctcttttttatctatgcttccccctttctctccctcttcatcTCCATTTCTCAACACaaccctgtctgtctgtttgtcctgcAGGTCATCTCTTATTCCCAGCAGAAATATCGTATCTTTGGGGAAACCATTGACATTGCAGTCGGAAACTGCCTGGACAGATTTGCCAGAGTTTTAAAGGTAATTCCACTttcactgcttttttttctttattttacttgggTTAAATATCCCTTAGACGTTTTTTATAACCTCTAATTgaactcacctctctctctctctctaaatatatatatatagatatagatatagatatgttgcCACCTTGTATTATAGCTGTTCCTGTACATTTACCCTTACCTGTTATAATTAtcccattataaatatatatatatatatatatatatatatatatatgccccacCTTATATATCACAGTTATCTTCATTATATTTATCCTCCTCCCTGTATTACAGTTATCCAATGATCCCAGTCCTGGCTACAACATTGAACAACTGGCCAAAAAGTAAGTATAGATTTATATTGTGACAGATTGGACTGGAACAGACTGGAtataaatggatgttaaatggatGAACTGGTAATGTTTGTATGATTATTTTCTTTGCAGAGGTAAGAAACTGGCCGAACTCCCTTACACTGTGAAAGGCATGGATGTGTCATTCTCTGGTTTACTCTCATACATTGAGGTGAGTCTGTAGCTTTTTGCTTCATTCTTTACctcccacccccaccctcacGCCAAACTTTGTGCCTTTCTGTGTTTTAAACTAAACTTCTGTCATGTTTCAAGCAGTTGATGCCATGGTTACAgtaaacttcattttctttttttttctatttatatttttgtatggttTGATTATTAAAGGAAGGGCAGGAGTAGTGACCTTGTGACCTTTCTTGGGGCTTCCTGACTGGATTTGGGGAATGGGCCTGTTGTTATGTCCATTATTTAGCCTGCATCCTGTCTGTTGTTACATCTCCCCTATAATGGtcccctgtgacatatttcaggaGAAAGCCCCTCAATGGTTGAAGAATGGTGACTACACACCGGAagatctctgtttctctcttcagGAGACAGTCTTTGCTATGTTGGTGGAGATTACTGGTAAGTGTGTATAGTTGAATCTCTCATCCCCTGGTGTATGACTGGTTGACAGGGATGGTAACAGCTGAGTGTATAATGGTTTGGGTGATTCATGCTGAGATTTTACTTTAGGCATGGATGCATGGTCAAAAGGTTTGTTTCCCAAGTtcatagttttgagttcaattccactgcatggcaccatgggaaagtgtcttttactacaaccCCAGGTTAATTGAGGCTTTGCGAATAGATTTGGTGGACGGGAAGTGAAAGATaccttttgtgtgtgagtgtgactccTTGTTAGATGCTGGTGGTAAATCGAGTGTCACTGTTTTACAAATGGTATCATTCATTcctagtcttctgtgaaaatattggGGTCCCATTTAAGGGCCTTCACATTCATTCAGCTTCCTCAATGCTGGACCAAAAAAGGGAGTTACTAAGATGTTACTcagggctgctatttctagcagccatATCTTCAAGCTTTAGTTTTACTTTCTTAAAAATAGCTGATTGTTTCCCTACACAATGAAGAAGTGTATTCTCCCCCCAACACACTTCCAATTTTATTGAAGCCAGAGGCCACATGTTTGAAATGGTAAATCCCAGGATATCAAACTGTAAACTAAAGTTGGTGTAGCCATGGGGGGAAACTCTGGTTCTCTGTTTTACATTAACCAACCACCTCTGTTAACAACAACTATTTATAGTAATCTGGTTTCTAAAGGGTTAACATTTAAATCATGTTGTCTTAGTTATCCTAGTTGTCCCCAATTTtgttaattcttatttttatttttaatttgtattttgtttcttcaaatattttgggTTTTTATGTCCCACAGAACGTGCCATGGCCCACTGCAATTCCAACGAAGTCcttattgttggtggtgttggctgTAAGTATCCTTTTTTGCTACACTTTCTCATGGAATGTCTTCTTATCTTCCAATTCTGCTCTTAACTATTTTGCAGGCTCAGCAAGCTTGGTCTTAGATTTCGGTGCAGGTAGGGGTGGTGTTGTTAAGTTTGCTGACCAACCAGGTGGTTCCATGTTTAGTCTCACTGTATGGTtcattgggaaaatgtcttctactgtggccccTGGTCAATCACAGCAGTGAgtgtggatttgggagacaaaaactgaaagactgtcgtgtgtgtgtttccttgacttggcatcacatgatggttgtaaatgagtgtcaccatcatgccaGCAGCAGCATTCCATGCAAAACATATCTGGCCACGACAAAAtatgaccttgcttggaaacgtgaggtttagcaacaggaaaggcatctggttgtagaaagtctgtctcaatgaattccaACTGACCTgaacaaacatggaaaagtggatgttaaagcaatggtgatgatgatgatgatgatgtatgcatagGTTTGTTTCCcctctttgttttgacattgtttaAAGTAAAAATTTCTTCCACTCTTTAGTTATTCCATTGTGTGAAAGGAAAGACCAATGGATTAAGCGATGGGTTGATGGCAGGAAGGACACCTGGTATCATCAagtttcatctaacccatgctaacttgaagaaaacagatgtaaaaacgtTTGGGTGGCAGTACTGGTGACGTCAGGGATGGCCGACTGATGATTCTTTTGTAGTCTGTATTTCAATGTTACCAAAAATATCTTTgtgccttttattttttccctttttcttttcttaaaaatcTTTGTCAGGCAATGAACATTTACAAAAAATGATGGGTCAAATGGCTGAAGAGAGAGGGGCCAAATTATTTGCAACAGACGAGCGGTAAGTCCCCCATTGATCACCCCCCACCAATTACTGACCTGTCGTTCTCACTTTTATAACATCTCAAACATGGGAAGGGATTTAAACTGAGATACAGATGTGACTGGGTGCtttagaagttcacttcccaaccacatggttccaggttcagtcccactgtgtggcaccttgagcaagtggcttctactatagcctcaggccaaccaaaaccttgtgtttgtgtgtgtgtgtgtgtgcatatatgtgtatgtatgcatataaattatatatatatatatataaatgtatgtgtattttttcaatgagtacaaataacacggaaaaaataaagttaccagggtagcaaaaattcacttAAGTGCCAAGAATATTACAGCCTAATATTCTTGAACGCCAGAAAACCAAAAGCATGAGTTtaagaagcaaacatcttaatcacacagccacacttgtctCTCATCCATTTGTATGAAAGCAAATGAGAGACCCAGCGATTACAAGAACATTTCACATTTTGGTCCATTCTGCTCAACAGAAACCATTACAAAATTGGTCATTCCTTGTACACCCTTCACTCTTCAGATTTCTAAATATTAATCCCAGAATTCCAATTCTTCTTCAGGTTCTGTATTGACAATGGTGCCATGATAGCTTATGCTGGTTTATTGATGTACAAGAATGGTTACACCACCCCACTAAAAGACACAGGATGCACCCAgaggtattattattgttgttactactactactactactactacttaaggtagcaaactggcagaatcattagcatgctggataaaatgttttgcagcatttcttccttctttatgttctgagttcaaattccaccaaagttgacctTACCATTCGTTCTTGATGAAATGATTACCACTAAAATAATGAGGTTGAGGTAACCTACTAAATTTCCTTCCCACCAAGATTGCAGGCCTTgttcctacagtagaaaggagtattattacGTTTTTTATTTTGCTGTGTCTTGTGAGGGTCGTAatgccaatattaataacacacactggttcaatatcacttcttcattgtttgtcagttggttaaatatacaaccaactaactaatcaatcatttgtttaatgaATTGGTTAATCAATCATTTGGTTGTTTATCCATTCTTGTATTGTCTTTGCAGATATCGAACAGATGAAGTTCTTGTCACTTGGAGGAATTAACAATTAATGAGACATAATTAACaagttttattatttctattgttttctaaataaataaataaataaataaatattgtttttatattgtttattgcaaatatttatgaaaatattccaGAAATGTGACCTTTAAGGTCTTGGCAGCATTGATGTAGAGTCACAGCACCAGACAGATCCCTTTCATAGGAATTGGTTGGTAAAACGTTTCTGTCGAGACAGATGTTGACCTCGGGACGGAAATCTATGTGGAttggtcaacacacacacacacacacacatacggcacCTATCATCGGCAGAGGTGGAGAAGGCAGTGGTTTGTCCAGCTCATTTatcatctacatacatgcatacatgtgtatacacgtacgcacatgcccatacacacacatgcacctacacaaCTAGAGTAAAGAAATGATCAACTTACCTGTATTTTCTTTAGATGTACCTGTGTTTATAGACTTGTGTAACCTCACTTCTAACAACACTCGCCCTTTGATATGTataagatgcgtgtgtgtgtgtgtataaacatgtacatgcagACCTGCAtctctgtgcatgcgtgtgagtgtatgtgaatgtatgtacgcacgtgtggatatatgtatatgtatatataaatacatacacaccggTATTCAATTTACGTCAGTAACCATTTCCTttggttgtttgttattttcattgattgTTGGGAAGTGGAGGAGTGAGAGGATaataaagagggagaaagagatgtggtggtggtggtgagctgcCCATTAACGGAGGTTCGGTGTCCTTGTCCCCTTGCTTTTCTATCGAAAAGATCTAACAAGTTTGTCTTTACAATTTGTTGACAAATTATTTTTTACCGTTTTACTAGCTTTCATGTCACGTTGTGCACCAGGTTCAACCACCAACACTCAGAAGAAATGAATAacgacattttattattattattattattattattattaaggtgacgaaatgctaaacggtatttcatttgagttcaaattccgccggagtcgactttgcctttcatcctttcggggtcgataaattaagtatcagtgaaacactggagtcaatgtaatcgactcatcccgtcccctaaaattgctgcccttgtggcaaaatttgaaaccattattattattaaggtggcgaactggcagaatctttattCCTCCTTTAAGTAATAGAGTGGACAAAATAAACCCATCACGAATTCCGGTGGTTGTATGGTTCATCCATCGTTTGGATAATTCAACCTTGGCCGCTATATTAATTCTATTCTGGTGAATGACGACAGGAAAATAACAAGACTCGCCTTCCTGGAAATCGCTCATCCCTCTGCTCATTTGTTAGACAGAGGATAGGATCCAGAGCAGATTCAGGTAAGTTGTTTGAGAATGTATTACTCAGAACGTGATTGGATCTTCGATCCATATCCTGCGCAATACTCGACCAATCAAAGCACAGGACTCAACCAATGTTACAAACTCACGTGATAGATAAGACGACCAATCATTACAGATTAACATGCTGAACTATAAAACGCTAGCCGACTTCAATTAGaaattggtctctctctctctctctctctctctctctctctctatgtctctctctctttctctctctctctctctctctctctctctctctctctctctctctctatatatatatatatatatatatatatatatatatatatatatatatatatatcgagaaagagagagagagagagagagagtgtgatgaGCTGTCCACAAAGCTGCGGCTTTCGTGGATGCGAAactattggtcactctatgaccagacttAAACTttgtgattatacatacatacatgcatacatacacacacacacacacacacacacacacatatatatatatatatattgcattttcgCTCTCGGGAGTCATTTTCCTCCTCGCCCTTCCCAAAGTAAACTTTTCGAGTGAATGAGCGCTCGCTTTTCCATATACGTCGTCCATTTCGCAATCACCAAAATATTTGAATCTTTCTCTGTCAGGATTAGCGTTAATCCAACTAATCTATGATTATTATTCCGGCACACCGTAAACTTTAAAGACTCGATGTTGGAGGATTCTTTGCAAAGAACTTCCAGTTTTTTTTAGTCCCTTCTTTCCGGGTCCACTGTTgcccccttttttctttccttattggTTTCCAACCCATCCCCGATATCCGTCTTCCCTCTCCATCAAGGGTGACACTAGTCATAGTCCTTGGTCTTGAAATATTCGGGTATCATTAAGACGTGGGTGTTCATTTACATCCCAGCTGACCACATTGTAGTTCAACCCTTATATTGACCGTAGGGTGTTGCGGTCATGTGACAACATTCTAAGGGTCCGTCTCGCCTGCCAATATACGTGGTTGTGAATCTTTTGACCTCTACTTGCCCCTTCGTCTCTGGTCTTCAAAAATATACTCACGTTTCCATATGTTCTGCCCTAGTtgactatcactaccaccaccaccaccaccaccaccatcatcatcgtcgtcgtcgtcatcgtcttcatcatcatcaacgtcatcatcatcgtcatagctgtcgtcatcgtcatcatcatcatcatcattattcatgagtaacagaaacaaaaacaagaacagttGTGTCTGTCAAATCAGAATTGATGGCTcttaactgaagaaaaaaaaggaaaaagaagagaaaaaagaaagaagaaagagaagagaaactattTCGGTCGTTGTCGtcgacagagagagaggggggaaggagttGTTAGCAGCCATTAGTTCTGGGAAATGGTGATGGAACAAAATTAATGAGATCAACGTTGTCATGGTCACCAGAGTTGTATGTGAGTCTGACAGAAGCTGATAGACATcctgctggtagtagtagtagtagtagtagtagtagtagtagtagtagtagtagtagtagtagtttacattccacggcagtaattgttttcacctcaatagacgtcagtgattggttgaaattaccgaaatacgacaattttttacatgaaataacttcgaatacaacattttttatctgttctataacacaaaatatacaagtatacgaagtttgaaagtgtttcggtgccaaaaacactacataaaacataaatgaaaagtggtgcccgtcaaatcatacacatctctcttcctctgtctatcCATTAACAATACCAACAGATTTTAATTCACACCCCAAAAGACCCTCGATCGACCAACACTGTTTACAAGGccctatgcttggaatgaccaaataTAACTCACCTACCAAGTACAAGAAAATTTCTTCGCCCCAAAAATTTTTCACCACTTATATACACACCATTCtacttgaataatggaactgcaaatacaatatccttacgtatttcacttctatattcattctcttacttctctctgtatttcatatcttctctacaataattgatactcaaacattttctcacatcgtctctgatgaagggatatataaaatatcccggaaacagctgtaagactttttcttggtaaatgttatgaaatctattTACTGCCTTGNNNNNNNNNNNNNNNNNNNNNNNNNNNNNNNNNNNNtatatatatatatatatatatatatatatgtacacgctcatacatacacatatcttgtCAATTCAgtgaacaacaaaaagaacaacacatGAAGAAGGTTTCACATATAAGATTTGAGTTTAACACTTTAATGGAAAAATAGTCTTAAAGTTTCCGAGGTTcttccttcatcagaagaaagacACAAGCatagagagagtaagaaaaaaaattggtcaGTTTAAATAATGGAAATGCATGATGAGTTAGAAAGTAAGTGAGAATGCTGTTTTATGGGGGAGTGATGAGGGAAGAATGGGTGGGTGTTTATAAGTATAGGAGTATACTTGTGTCTGAAAGCGAGTATAAAATGGGCattgatatgtgtatgttggCATTTTAGTGaggcatgcgtatgtgtgtagagGTATGCAAGTGTGGAAGTATAGTAGCGAAGGTTAGCGGGTGTGTGAGGCtatggtgtgtgtatgagtcGTAGCGTTAGGTGAATGGGTACGAAAGCACTATGAAAGATGAGAGGAGGCACCCGTGTGGTAGAAAAATATTATTGCCGAAGTACACGGAGTGGCAAGAAGAACGTGGAGGGTGTGATAGATGTGTGCACAAgtgtataacaaaaataaaaagtgttAAAGGAGGGGGGAGCAGCAAAGTGAGGAAGACTTTGGGTGTGGGGATTGTCCGTCTCTTTGCTGAGGACAAATTATTTTTATCGCTGGACCCATTATAATGTGAAGTGTGTTGATTCGACTTGGACATCATTGAATAAACAGGTGAAGGGAAAACTTAAGGTTCCATTCAAAACAATATTCTCTTTCTCTNNNNNNNNNNNNNNNNNNNNNNNNNNNNNNNNNNNNNNNNNNNNNNNNNNNNNNNNNNNNNNNNNNNNNNNNNNNNNNNNNNNNNNNNNNNNNNNNNNNNNNNNNNNNNNNNNNNNNNNNNNNNNNNNNNNNNNNNNNNNNNNNNNNNNNNNNNNNNNNNNNNNNNNNNNNNNNNNNNNNNNNNNNNNNNNNNNNNNNNNNNNNNNNNNNNNNNNNNNNNNNNNNNNNNNNNNNNNNNNNNNNNNNNNNNNNNNNNNNNNNNNNNNNNNNNNNNNNNNNNNNNNNNNNNNNNNNNNNNNNNNNNNNNNNNNNNNNNNNNNTTTAGttcatacttttcttttcttataagcTTCGATATTTAGCTGTTAATTATCCtggaagacattcaacatccaagtattgttctcatcatcattattattattattgttcaaattccgccgaggtcgactttgcctttcatcctttcaggggttgataaattaagtaccagttgagtactggggatctatgtaatcgactacccccctccccacaaattccagaccttgtgccaatagtagaaaggattattactattattattgttgttaaggtgtcaagctgacagaatcgttagcacgccggacaaaatgctcagcggtatttcgtccgtctttacgtggTGTCGACttcccttcccccgaaatttcaggccttgtgcctatagtagaaaggattattgttattattattattattattattattattattattattattaagtcattACATATTAATTTAATCAGCAGGAGTGTTATCCCGAGGTCTGATGACAACAAGTTTTCTTAAATCTTGAGGATCTTTCTTAGGATTTTtgcagaatacagaatgatacttTTCTGCCGGTCGACAATTCAGGTTTCAATTCCAATCTCTGTCTTTTACGTAACATTTTGGGTTTTTTGTGCTGCGTGCACCAAATATCACAGGAATAATTGTAATCTTAATCTTTTACAGTCCCATCAGCTCTCAGAGGcttaatcttaatatttttaatcaattttattattatcattattattatccgcTTTAATTTCTTTCAGGATTTTATTcacataattgttgttgttgctggtattattattattattattattattattattattattacatcaacagattcaaacaaaaacatttcctATGAATCATGTTTCCTTCTTAAATTTCTTCATgtttctctaacacacacacacgaatacagtcagacacacttacacaaaatatctgtatatacatgcattcatgcatacatacatacatacatacatacatgtgtagacaGCCACCCGAATTCGCTATTCACACAGCTATATCTAAATTCCAAACCATTTTTCGTTGTTGTAGACATAATGGCACattagtatatgatatatattcttttattctttgtatgtatgtatgtatgtatgtatgtatgtatgtatgcatatatgtatgtatgtatgtaccactgTATTACAATATATGCACCAGTGTGATTACAGGAGAGTTCTACTCGCGAACTCAAATCATCAACTGAACCGAGACAAGATGGCGGTTTACTGTGGAACAATAatgtagaatatttatatttcgtactacacctctctccctctttctctctccctctcactcactcactctccccctctctctcttttttattcctTGACtcttttatgtctctctctctctctctctctctctctatcacacacacacacacacacacacacagattgtatGAACTGcctt encodes:
- the LOC106871284 gene encoding probable tRNA N6-adenosine threonylcarbamoyltransferase yields the protein MVISIGFEGSANKLGIGIMKNDKVLSNPRHTYVTPPGQGFLPRDTAKHHQEYILKVLNQAIEEAQIQTKDIDVICYTKGPGMGGPLVSTAIVARTVAQLWKKPVVAVNHCIAHIEMGRLVTGAQNPTVLYVSGGNTQVISYSQQKYRIFGETIDIAVGNCLDRFARVLKLSNDPSPGYNIEQLAKKGKKLAELPYTVKGMDVSFSGLLSYIEEKAPQWLKNGDYTPEDLCFSLQETVFAMLVEITERAMAHCNSNEVLIVGGVGCNEHLQKMMGQMAEERGAKLFATDERFCIDNGAMIAYAGLLMYKNGYTTPLKDTGCTQRYRTDEVLVTWRN